The sequence below is a genomic window from Paucidesulfovibrio longus DSM 6739.
AGTCGGACTCCCCGGTCGGGAATTCCAGGCGCTCCCGCATCTCCAACCTGCCGGAACCAGAGTGAAACAAGGCGAAACGGCTGTTGGTGCCGCCGATGTCCGCCACGAAAATCTCGCTCAATGGTCCCCCTCTTCTTCCTGCCGTAACCGATTCATGCTATCCTGAACCCGTCGGTCGCTCCGGATGGTCGGGCACGACCGCCCTCTTTCCGAAACGCATCCCCGATTATCCCATGAGAACGGTTTCCTTTCCATTCCGGATAGGGTATCCGCCCAAGCAAGATTTCCCAAGGAGAAACAATAATGAAAAGAAAAATCACCCTGCTTCTGCTTTGTCTGGCCTGTCTGCCGCTCTTCACCGGATGCGGATACAATACCATGCAACAGAACGAAGAAGAAGTCTTTGCCGCCTGGGGCAATCTGGAAGCCGCGCTCCAGCGCCGCGCCGACCTGATCCCCAACCTCGTGGAAACGGTCAAGGGCTACGCCGGACACGAGAAAGAAACCTTGCAGGCCGTCATTGAGGCGCGTGCAAAGGCCACCTCCGTGCAGATCTCTCCCCAGGCCCTGGCCGACCCCAAAGCCCTGGCCAACTTCCAGGCCGCCCAGGGTGAACTGAGCTCCGCGCTGGCCCGGCTGATGGTCGTTGTTGAGCGTTATCCCGACCTCAAGGCGAACCAGAACTTCCTGGCCCTGCAACACCAGCTCGAAGGCACGGAAAACCGCATCAACGTCGCCCGCCAGCGCTACAACGAAGCGGTCAAGACCTTCAACTTCTCGATCCGCAAGTTCCCCAACAGCCTGACGAACTCCGTGCTGCTCAACCTGGAGCGCAAGGAATTTTTCGCTGCCGACGAAGCCGCGCGCCAGGCCCCGAAGGTGGACTTCGGAACCAAGGAATAATCATGCCCCGCTTCATTGCACGCTTCCAGTCCCGGCTGCGGGCTTTTGTCTGCCTCGCCTTGCTGTCCGCCGTCCTGGCGCCTGTTCCGGCACGCGCCCTGGACGTTCCGCCGCTACAGGGGAGAATCAACGACTATGGGAACATGATCTCCCCGCAGGTGGAAAAGATGCTCGACGAGGCGCTGGCCGACGTGGAGAAAACCGACTCCACCCAGATCGCCGTCCTGACGATTCCCTCCCTGGAAGGAGACAACCTCGAAGACTTCTCCATCCGAGTTGCCGAAGCCTGGAAGATCGGCCAGGGCAAAACAGACAACGGCGCCATCCTGCTGGTTTCCAGGGACGACCGCAAACTGCGCATCGAGGTCGGATATGGCCTGGAAGGCAACCTCACGGATGTTCTTTCCGGTGCGATCATCGACAACGTGATCACCCCGCGCTTCAAGCAGGGCGACTTCGACGGCGGTTTTGTGGCCGGGGTCGTGGCCATGATCCAGGCTGTCCGGGGCGAATACACCGCGCCTGCGAAAAAGAAAGACGAAATGCCCGGATTCATGCTGCTTCTGCTGATGCTGAGCATCCCTGCCTTCATCATCTTCATGAACGCCATGGGGTCGCGTGTGGGCCGCAAGTCCAGCTCGATCGCTCGCGGCTCGCTCCCGCCCTTCATCTTCTGGGGCGGTGGCGGTTTTGGCAGCGGTGGCGGCGGCTTCGGAGGCGGTGGCGGCTTCGGCGGCGGTGGCGGCGGATTCGGCGGCGGCGGCGCTTCCGGCGGCTGGTAGGAGAAGAATCATGACGACAATTGCACAATCATTCTTGACGGATACCGACCGCGAACAGATCGTTGCGGCTGTCCAGCGCGCGGAACGCATCACCTCGGGCGAAATCGTGCCCCTGGTCGCGGGAAGCAGCGCCGACTATCACGCCGCGGAATTCAACGGCGCTCTCGCCCTTGGCCTCTCGTTGTCCATCGTCGCAGCCTGGCTGCTCGAAAAGCAGGACATGTGGACCTTCCTGCTGATCTTCTGCGCCGCCTATGCCGCCAGCTTCCTGGCCGTGCGGCTGCTGCCGGGACTGAAGCGGCTGTTCATCCCGAACGCGGTCAAGAACGACGAAGTGACCAAGGCGGCCATGACCGCCTTCCACACGCACGGGCTGCACCGCACCCGCGACCTGACCGGAGTGCTGATCTACGTCTCGGTCTTCGAGCGCCGGGTGCACGTTCTGGCGGACAAGGGCATCAACGACAAAGTCGACCCAAGCACCTGGGACGAGGTCGTCAACATCGTCACCAGCGGCATCCGCAGCGGCATGCAGGGAGCGGCCTTGGCCGAGGCGGTCACGCGCTGCGGCGAACTTCTGGCCTCCCACTTCCCGGTCCGGTCGGACGATTGCGACGAACTGCCCAACCTGATCGTGGAAGGCGACGACATCTGAAGCGCTCAAGGCAGCAGAAAACGGTTCGCAGCACACGACCCGTCGCCAGATGATGAAAAAAGGGAGCCGTTCGGCTCCCTTTTTTGATTTTGCACGCAATCCTCGAAGAAGAATCGATCATGAAACCTTGGCGACCGGCTCATCCCGGATCTCCAACCCCTTGGGGACGACGCCCTCGCGCTCCTGCTCCCGCTTGCGGATCAGGTAGCGCTTCGTCAGGCCGCGCAGCGCTTCGGCATGCCCGGCTCTCTCTTCCGGACAAAGGAAAGAGCAGAGCTTTTTTTCCAGCTTGTAGGGATTTTGTTCGCGGCTGATGGCCACGACCCCTTCCATGATCAGCTTTTGATTGAGCAGCTCTGCTCCTGTGCGGAAATGGATGTTCTCTGCAACCGGGGCGAGCATGAGATTGCCTATGACCACTCCGTACAGGGTCGAGAGAAAGGCCACGGGAATGGATTCCAGGATCACTGCGGTGTCGTTGATGCCCAGGAGCAGGCCGATGAGACCGATGACGCTTCCCGCCACGCCGAATGCCGGAGCGGTTCGGGCCATATTGCGGAAGATCCGTTCGCTCTGCTGACGGCGCAGACTGAAAAACGACATCTCCGTGGTCATGAAGTCTCGTATCTCGCGCTCCTTGTAATTATCCACGAGAAACATCAGCCCGTTGCGCAGAAAGGCGCTGGTGGTCTTCTCGCGCATCTGCTCCAGAGAGAGCACGCCGTCAACCTTGCTGCGCACCGAGAGATCGAGCAGGGTGGCCACGATTTCCCCAGGCGTGACGAGCGGAGTCGCGTAGGCTTCGCGGGCTACTCCGGCGGCCCGGCGCACTTCGGGAAAGGGATAGCTGAGCAAGAGAGCTGCGGCCAACCCGGAAACGACCACCACCAACGCGGCGAAGTTCCAATATGCGGCCACGCCGCCCATGAGCCAGAAACTTGACGCGAAGGCCGCGCCCGCGAGGGCTACGCCGATAAGATTTCGCCTGTTCATTGCAAAGCTCCTCTAACTCCCGGTATGAATGATGATCTCGACGCGCCGGTTGGCATCCTCATGCCCTGGGGAAATGGACGGCAGTTCGGGAACGTACCCGCCGCGACCGGCTACGGAGAATCGGCTCGGCGCGATTCCGCCCTCTTCTATGAACCAGCGAGCCACGTTGGACGCGCGCTCCGCCGTGAGCTTGAAGCCTTGAACCCCGTCCGCCTCCTTGGCGTCGGCATACCCGATCACTTCGACCCCGCCCTGCGTCAGACGGATGATCTCGGCCACATCCGAAAGGTATTCTTTCGCATCGACCTGCAATTCCGTGCCGCCGCTCTTGAAAAACAGCCCACCGCGAAGCGTCACGCGCACCTGCTGCTCCTCGCGGACGACGGACACGCCGTTGGCCGTGGACTTGTAATAGACCTCGCGCCGCTCCTCCACAGGCATGCCTTCATTCCCGTTCCGTCCGGCAATGCGGGTGATCAGCCCGTCCAGGCGATCCACCTGGCCGCGCGCTTCGCCCGGGGCCGTGCGCTGGCTGAACAGCACGACCACATCCTTATGGCGAACGGCAAAAATGTAGAGCACCACGAAGAGCACGAACATGACCATCATCAAATCCGCCCAGGGCACGGACCAGTGCCCCGCAGGACCATCCCCGTCTCCTGGCGTCATCGCGCCGAGAGGATCGTTCCGGAAGTATTGCTCGAAATCGCGCTGCATGGCCTTTCTCCTTGAGCCGCCGCCCGTTGTGGACGGCTGAACCCTGCCTGAGACAAGCAATTCTCCTGCCAGCCATGAAAACATCATGGTTTCAGGATATTGTGAACAAGGCTCATACCGGATACGTTTTGAGGACAAAATTCCGTCGTCCAAAGGCGAGGTTGACATGCACGCAAGAAACAGTAGGAAACAAGGCATGAAAACGCACCCCGCTCCCATTTCAACGAACCCCATCTACGCCACGCGAACCCCCATCGTCCTCGCTTCCGGCTCGCCCAGAAGACGCGACTTCCTGGCATCCCTCGGCCTTGAATTCCGCGTTGTGCCCAGCCTGGCCGAAGAACCGAACCCCACCCCCGGGGACAGCCCCGAAAGCTACGCGCAGCGCATGGCCGAAATGAAAGGGCGAGAAGTCGCGGAACGCCACCCCGACTGCGTGGTCATCGCCGCTGACACCGTGGTTGCGCTGGAGGGCATTCTCCTGGGCAAGCCGGACAACGACGAGGATGCCCTGCGCATGCTGCAACTCCTCACCGGTCGGACGCATCAGGTGGTCACGGGGTGCTGTCTGCTGCTCCCAGGAGGCGAAAGCGCCGTTTTCCATGCCTGCACCGACGTCCGGATGCGCGCGGCTTCGCATGAAGAATTGGCGGCCTACGTGGCGACGGGCGAACCCGCGGACAAGGCCGGAGCCTACGCCATCCAGGGCATCGGAGCCTTCCTCGTGGAGCATGTCCACGGCTCCTACACCAACGTCGTGGGCCTCCCGCTGGCGAGGGTGCTGGAAGTGTTGCTGAAGTGGGGAATCATCGTTCCGCAGCAAGGCTGAAAATACATTCAGAAGCCTCGCACGCGCAAAAAGTGCTCCTGCTCAACGGTCACGCAAATGCGATACCGGGCAAGGAAGCTTTGACGGTTGCGAATGCTTCTGTTGCGCGAAAAGAGAAAGCCTTCGCAGGGGAAGGCCATGAACAGGATGATCGAATCTGCTGGAAGAATAACAGGTTGATGTCCCCGTGCAAGACAGACATGTCGACCATCCTGGTGCATAGTGAACAGATGAACCACAAGAGCGACATGACCACTGCCTCCTGGAAGGGCCAAGTGTCGGGTTATGATCACCTCGCTACACGCAGCATTCGGCACTGACGAGCGTTCGCTCTTGGCCATCGCCCCCCAGGTCGGCGATGCGAGACGTGCGGCAGCAGAAACGAACAAGAGGAGGATGGAATGCAGGAGATCAAGGAGTTGCTTGCAGGCCTTCGCGGCGCCCCCACGGTACTGGCGAAACTTGTCGAGGGCATTTCGGCGGAACGGCTTCACGCCTGGCGCGGCAAAGGCTTCTGGACCATCGCCCAGCATGTGGCGCACCTGGCCGAAGTGCAGCCCATGCTCATGGAGCGGCTCGAACGCATGATCAGGGAAGACTGCCCCAAATTCGTGCCGTTCTTTCCGGATGAAGACACGCAGGCGGCACCAAAACCGGAACTGGTTGTCGCCGACGCCCTCGACATCTTCCGGCGCGAACGAAGCCGCCAGCTTGCCCTGCTGGACGGGCTGGACGATGCCGCGTGGGGCAGAGAGGCCGAACACCCCGAATACGAGCGCTACGGCCTACGCATTCTCGTGCGACACATGCTCATGCACGAATACTGGCACATGTACCGCATCGAGGAACTCTGGCTGACCAAGGACGAATATCTCACCCAGCTGGAAGGCTGAACGCGCGAAGCTCCGCTTCGAGCCGGGCAAGCCACAAGGCATAGCCGTCCGGAGCGAGATTCGGAGAAAGCGGGTTCATGAAGCCGTGCAGCCAGGGAGTCGCATGACAGGTCACGTTCGAATGTGCCGCAAGGGCGCGTCCCAAGGCGGCCACGTCGAAATGCGGCTCCCGGCACGGGATGACGGCATCCACGGGGCAACGCGGCGCACGTTCCGTCATGTGGCGAATGCCCGAACCGTAGAAACAAAACGCGTGGGCGGGCAATGGTCCCGTGCCGCAGGCAAGGGCCCAGACCGCGGCGGCTCCGGCGCTGAAGCCGACGGCGCAGAACGGCTCCCCGCCCCATTCTTCCGCCCGGGCGGCAACGAGCTCCGCATACCGCTCCGGCCCGCAGTCGCGCAGAAAGCGGGCATAAGCGTCCTGTTCGGTCATGGGCCCAGGCCGAGCGCCGCAGTAGGGATCGACTACGGCCACCTTGCCGCCGCAAGCGGCAAGCAGCCGGGCCATCGCCTCCACATGCTCGTTGAGTCCGTAGATTTCCGTTGCCAGCAACGTGTTCATTCCACGACAACTTTGACATCCGCTCCTGGAGAAGGCAAGAAGGCGGCATCATGGAATATTACGATGTCATCGGTCTGACCGGATCATCATTGATCATCCTCGCCTATTTTCTGCTGCAAGTCGAAAAGCTGCGCAGCAATTCCATCACCTATTCCGCCGTCAATCTGCTCGGCGCGCTCTTCATTCTCTATTCGCTCTGCTTCGAGTTCAATCTTGCGGCCGCGTTCATCGAAGGCGTCTGGACCGTCATCAGCATCATCGGCATCTGGAAGGGACTTCGCTCCCGACGCGCAAGCGCCCGCGAACGGGCGCGATGACCCGCCGCAGGCGACAGCGGGACACAGGCCAAGTCGGCTTGCAAGCAGAGTCGGCATGTGCAAGGAAGCCCGGCAAAAGACGAACATGCCCAAAGGAGAGGATATGACCGCTTCGAAAAACAGCTTCGCCCTGCATCTGGCCACGCTCGGCCCCATCGGCAACATTCCCTTCGCCCCCGGCACCTGGGGCTCGGCAGCCGCGGTGCTGCTGGCTCCCTTCTGTTTCGTGCCGCTGCCGCTTTGGGCCCGGCTTCTCGTGCTCCTGGCGGTCTTCGCGGTGGGCACCTGGGCTGCGAGCCGTGCCGAAACCGCCCTGGGGCAGACGGATCCCGGCTGCGTGGTCATCGACGAGGTGCTCGGCCAGTGGACAGCGCTGCTGCCCGCCACGATCCCGACCATCATCCGTTATCCCCGGCTGTGGGAATACGCCCTGGCCTTTGCGCTTTTCCGTTTTTTCGACATCCTCAAGCCTTTCCCCATCCGCCAGGTGGAGCGCAAGCTTCCCGGCGGCCTGGGCGTCATGGCCGACGACCTCGTCGCAGGCATCTTCGCCGCCCTGGGACTTTGGCTGATTCCTCTCGGCCTGAAGCTGATCGGCCTGCCCTTGCCCTGACTTGTCCTGGCCACGGACAGAAAAACGCCGCGTCTCCTCTTCGGAAACGCGGCGTTGCAGTGTACGATCCAGGATCTACGATCTATTGGAAAACACGGAACTGGTCGCGGCGGTTCTTGGCCCAGGCCTGCTCGCTCTGACCGGATTCCAGCGGGTTCTCCTCGCCGAAGCTGACGATGGAGAGCCGATCCGGGGCAACGCCCAGTATAACGAGATAGTCGTAAGCGGCGCGAGCGCGACGCTCGCCCAGGGCGAGGTTGTATTCCACGGTACCGCGCTCGTCGCAATACCCCTCAACAACCATGGTCAAGTCGGTGTACTGCTTGAGAACGTCCGCCTTGGCCTGGAGCACCTGACGGCTCTCCGGGGTCAGCTCGTTCGAGTCGAAGGCGAAGAAGATCATGGTGGTCAGGTCATGGACAGCCTGAGCCTTTTTCTGCGCACGCAGCTCTTCCTCGGTCAGGGTAGAGGAGGACTGTTGGCTGCCCCAATCCACGGGCTCTTCCACGACTTCGACCTTGGTCGCTCCCGGAGGCATGGTCTCCGTGCGTTTCTTCGCGCAGCCGACAAGGAGGGCTGCGGTAACGCTCAACACAAGAACCATCATCAACATACGCTTGCTGCTCATGTCCTCTCCTTAACGCTGCCGCCCACGCTGCGGGTTGTTATCTGCTCAAGGGGCTGAAATCGTATTTCAAGCCCATGCAAACTTGTACCTTCTCCACAACAAAAATCAAGTCCCCAGAAAAAATGTTGCTTCTTAATACTTGATTCGCGAGGTGTCCCAGGAGGGAGCCGTTGCCTCGCCTGCTCCGGTGGGCACGAGCTTCGGTTCGTCCCCATGCCGGGTGGTCAAGTAAATCTGGTATTGCCCTCCCCTGTTGGAAGAGAATGCGATGAAATAACCGTCCGGTCCGAAAGCGGGTTCTTCGTCGCTGCCGGGGCCGAAGGTGATCTGCTTTTCCTGTCCGGTGATCAGGTCGTGCACGAAAATCTTGTGCCCGCCCGGCAACTGCCTGGAAAAGGCGATGTAGCGGCCGTCCGGACTGAGGCAGGGACTCGTGTTGTATTTGCCCTCGTAGGTCACCCGCTTGACTTCCCCGGTGCTCATCTCCTTGACGAAGATGTGCGGATTTCCGCGGCTGTCCGAAACGAACGCCATGCGCAGGCCCTTGCTGTCGAAACTCGGCGAGACTTCGATGGAGCGGCTGTCCGCCAGAGGTTCCATGATCTTGAACGACTTGGAAAGACGATAGATGTCGGGCTGTCCCTTGATGGCCAGGGTCACCGCCACGTCCCCGTCCGGAAGGAAAGCGGGACTGATGACGGTGAAGCCGGGGAAGGTGCGCATGGTGACCTTGCCCGTGGCGCGGGTGAGCACGCCGAGGCTGTGCGATTTCTCGCCGACGTGGGTGAAGATGATCCTGCGGCCTTCCTTGTCCCATTCCGGACTCAGGTTGATGCCGCCCGTCTTGGTCGCCTGCTTGAGATTGCGCCCCTGGGGGCTGACCGTGAATATCTCGCGCCCGCCGGGAACCTTGCGCACGAAGGCCAGGTCGGAGTTGAAGAATCCGCTGCGCCCGGTGAGCGCGCGCATGAATTCGGCGCAAAAGGCGTCCGCGGCCAGCGGGGTTTTCTGCGCGTCCAGGCCGGGATACGCCTTGCCAACGAGCCTGCGCCCGCTGAGCGTGTCATAGACGCGCGCCTGCACGCTGTTGCCTTCCCAGCCCATGGTCACGATCAAGTCCACCTTGGCCAGGCGCAGCGGGCGAAGGTCGATCTCCTCGATGCGAACCCCCTTGCTCGGATCGCCGCCGAGCAGCTCGCTCACGGGCGTGGTTTGCAGGAACGGCAGAAAATCGAGATCCTGGCGCACGTATTTCTCGAACTCGGCGGCCAGGTTCGGCGGCAGGCCGCCCTTGAGGTCGCGCGGGGGAAGAATGACGAGGCTCAGCTTGCGCTGGCCAGGGCCGAAAATATCCACGCTGACCCCGCCGGTCTGGGCAAAGGCGGGAATCGTCCCCGCAAGACAGGACAAGACCAGCAGGCAGACAAGAGGGAACAGCATTCGCAGACTGCGGGCAGATCGGTTCACATGTTTCATGACGAGCGGACCTATCTCTCCAATGGGTTGAAATTGATGACGATGACGCGCAGGTCATCTCGTTGCGGCGCGGGAACGCGCTCCGTGTCGGCCACGGCCCGCAGCACCGAATCGTCATAGCTTTCTCTTCCCGAAGACTTGACGAGCCGGTATTGCGATATGGTTCCGTCCTTCTCGATGGTCACTTCCACGGAAGCCAGCAAGCCCTCGTCCGCGCCGTAGCCGGGGAAGGACCAGTTCTTCTTGATGGTCTGGGCCACGATGTCCAGATAGACCGCGGCGAAACCTGAGCCGCCGTCGCCGCCCTGGCCGCCGGAGCCTGTCTGTCCGGTTTCATAAATATCGCCGACATCCTTGGAAAACGAAGCCAGCTCGTCCGCAAGCGCCTGTTGTTCGCGGTCTTTGCGCTGCTGCTCGGCCTGGGCCTTTTTCTGGGCGGCCGTCAGCTCCGGCTTGGCGGCAGGCGCGGGCTTGGCTTCCGGCTTCTTGGCCGTTTCGGCCGATTTGTCGGGCTTTGGTTCCGGCTTCTTCGTCGGTTCCGGCTGTTTTTCCGGCTCCTTCTTTTTCGGGTCGGTCTTGGGGCTGATTTCCTTGGCCGGTTCTTGTTTCGGCTCCGGCTTCGGCTCGGGCTTCGGCTCGGGCTTCGGCTCGGGCTTCGGCTCCGGTTTCGGCTCCGGTTTCGGAGGCTGCGGAACAACGGCCGCCGGCTTGGGAGGCTCCGGCTTGGGAGCTTCGGGTACGCTGACCGGTTCCGGCGCGGCAGGCTCTACGGGTGCTGCCTCCGCCTTGGGCTGTTCCGGCGCGGGAGTCGGCTTCGCCGTTTCCACGGGCTGGGGCTTGGCCTTGGCCGGACCGGGTCTGCCGGGATTCAGGGAAACCAGGTTGACCGTATACGCAGGCCTGTCCAGATCGACACGCGCAGTGGAAAACTCCGGCCCGAAAATCATCAGGGCCGCGATGGCGGTGTGCAGGAGCAGGGAAAAGAGAATACCAGTCTTGTGCATGGCGCGCCCGAAGGCGATGACCTCATGGGCCGTTTAGTTGGCTTTCTTGTCCTTGTCGCGTTTCTTGGGCTGCTCCGCCACCACGCCGAGGGTCTCGATGCCCGCGGCCTTGGCCTCGCCCATGACCTCAACCACCAGACCGTAATTCACGGCCTTGTCCGCCCGCAGATACAGCTCTTTTTTCTGCTCGACGACATGCTTCACGAGCATGTCCTCCAACTGATCGAGCTGGACCTCGTAATCGTCGAGAAAAATATGCCCTTGCGCGTCCACGCTGAGCACCAGATGGTCCTTGTCCTGGGGCAGGTTCTGAACGGCCTTTGTCTGCGGCAGCTCCACCTGCACGCCCTGCGTGAGCATGGGCGCGGTGACCATGAAAATAATCAGGAGCACGAGCATCACGTCCACAAAGGGCGTGACGTTGATTTCCGCAAGCAGGCCGTCCTTGTCGCCGCCGGAGAGCATGCCCATGGCCTACTCCTCCATGCCGTTGCGCTTGCCCTTGGGGCTGACCCAGGAGACTTCGCGCTCGACGCGGTTCAAAAAAGCGCCCGCGAAGTTGATCATCTCGCCCTGGACATCGGAAAGCACGCTCCGGAAATAGTTGTAGGCGATGGTCGCGGGGATGGCTACGGCAAGACCGATGGCCGTGGCGACCAGGGCCTCGGAGATGCCGGGAGCAACCGTGGTCAGCGCGGCGGACTCCGCCTTTCCGATCTCGTGGAATGCGTCCATGATGCCCCAGACCGTACCGAAAAGGCCGATAAAGGGGGCGGCGTTGGCACAGGTCGCCAGAAACGGAAGCGAGCTTGAAAGGCGCTTCAGCTCCGCGGTAATGCCCTGGCGCAGCATCCGGCGGAGGGTGTCCTTGACCAGCGCCCGCTTGCGGTCGCGCTCGATGTCCGCCCGTTCAAGATTGCGGAATTCCCGCACGGCCTTGGTGCTCAGAAGCGTCAGGGGCGAACTGGGCGTCT
It includes:
- a CDS encoding LemA family protein, producing the protein MKRKITLLLLCLACLPLFTGCGYNTMQQNEEEVFAAWGNLEAALQRRADLIPNLVETVKGYAGHEKETLQAVIEARAKATSVQISPQALADPKALANFQAAQGELSSALARLMVVVERYPDLKANQNFLALQHQLEGTENRINVARQRYNEAVKTFNFSIRKFPNSLTNSVLLNLERKEFFAADEAARQAPKVDFGTKE
- a CDS encoding TPM domain-containing protein, whose product is MPRFIARFQSRLRAFVCLALLSAVLAPVPARALDVPPLQGRINDYGNMISPQVEKMLDEALADVEKTDSTQIAVLTIPSLEGDNLEDFSIRVAEAWKIGQGKTDNGAILLVSRDDRKLRIEVGYGLEGNLTDVLSGAIIDNVITPRFKQGDFDGGFVAGVVAMIQAVRGEYTAPAKKKDEMPGFMLLLLMLSIPAFIIFMNAMGSRVGRKSSSIARGSLPPFIFWGGGGFGSGGGGFGGGGGFGGGGGGFGGGGASGGW
- a CDS encoding TPM domain-containing protein → MTTIAQSFLTDTDREQIVAAVQRAERITSGEIVPLVAGSSADYHAAEFNGALALGLSLSIVAAWLLEKQDMWTFLLIFCAAYAASFLAVRLLPGLKRLFIPNAVKNDEVTKAAMTAFHTHGLHRTRDLTGVLIYVSVFERRVHVLADKGINDKVDPSTWDEVVNIVTSGIRSGMQGAALAEAVTRCGELLASHFPVRSDDCDELPNLIVEGDDI
- a CDS encoding motility protein A, whose protein sequence is MNRRNLIGVALAGAAFASSFWLMGGVAAYWNFAALVVVVSGLAAALLLSYPFPEVRRAAGVAREAYATPLVTPGEIVATLLDLSVRSKVDGVLSLEQMREKTTSAFLRNGLMFLVDNYKEREIRDFMTTEMSFFSLRRQQSERIFRNMARTAPAFGVAGSVIGLIGLLLGINDTAVILESIPVAFLSTLYGVVIGNLMLAPVAENIHFRTGAELLNQKLIMEGVVAISREQNPYKLEKKLCSFLCPEERAGHAEALRGLTKRYLIRKREQEREGVVPKGLEIRDEPVAKVS
- a CDS encoding OmpA/MotB family protein, encoding MQRDFEQYFRNDPLGAMTPGDGDGPAGHWSVPWADLMMVMFVLFVVLYIFAVRHKDVVVLFSQRTAPGEARGQVDRLDGLITRIAGRNGNEGMPVEERREVYYKSTANGVSVVREEQQVRVTLRGGLFFKSGGTELQVDAKEYLSDVAEIIRLTQGGVEVIGYADAKEADGVQGFKLTAERASNVARWFIEEGGIAPSRFSVAGRGGYVPELPSISPGHEDANRRVEIIIHTGS
- a CDS encoding Maf family protein is translated as MKTHPAPISTNPIYATRTPIVLASGSPRRRDFLASLGLEFRVVPSLAEEPNPTPGDSPESYAQRMAEMKGREVAERHPDCVVIAADTVVALEGILLGKPDNDEDALRMLQLLTGRTHQVVTGCCLLLPGGESAVFHACTDVRMRAASHEELAAYVATGEPADKAGAYAIQGIGAFLVEHVHGSYTNVVGLPLARVLEVLLKWGIIVPQQG
- a CDS encoding DinB family protein, which gives rise to MQEIKELLAGLRGAPTVLAKLVEGISAERLHAWRGKGFWTIAQHVAHLAEVQPMLMERLERMIREDCPKFVPFFPDEDTQAAPKPELVVADALDIFRRERSRQLALLDGLDDAAWGREAEHPEYERYGLRILVRHMLMHEYWHMYRIEELWLTKDEYLTQLEG
- a CDS encoding dienelactone hydrolase family protein codes for the protein MNTLLATEIYGLNEHVEAMARLLAACGGKVAVVDPYCGARPGPMTEQDAYARFLRDCGPERYAELVAARAEEWGGEPFCAVGFSAGAAAVWALACGTGPLPAHAFCFYGSGIRHMTERAPRCPVDAVIPCREPHFDVAALGRALAAHSNVTCHATPWLHGFMNPLSPNLAPDGYALWLARLEAELRAFSLPAG
- a CDS encoding CBU_0592 family membrane protein, which gives rise to MEYYDVIGLTGSSLIILAYFLLQVEKLRSNSITYSAVNLLGALFILYSLCFEFNLAAAFIEGVWTVISIIGIWKGLRSRRASARERAR
- a CDS encoding phosphatidylglycerophosphatase A family protein, with protein sequence MTASKNSFALHLATLGPIGNIPFAPGTWGSAAAVLLAPFCFVPLPLWARLLVLLAVFAVGTWAASRAETALGQTDPGCVVIDEVLGQWTALLPATIPTIIRYPRLWEYALAFALFRFFDILKPFPIRQVERKLPGGLGVMADDLVAGIFAALGLWLIPLGLKLIGLPLP
- the pal gene encoding peptidoglycan-associated lipoprotein Pal, translated to MSSKRMLMMVLVLSVTAALLVGCAKKRTETMPPGATKVEVVEEPVDWGSQQSSSTLTEEELRAQKKAQAVHDLTTMIFFAFDSNELTPESRQVLQAKADVLKQYTDLTMVVEGYCDERGTVEYNLALGERRARAAYDYLVILGVAPDRLSIVSFGEENPLESGQSEQAWAKNRRDQFRVFQ
- a CDS encoding protein tolB, with the protein product MLFPLVCLLVLSCLAGTIPAFAQTGGVSVDIFGPGQRKLSLVILPPRDLKGGLPPNLAAEFEKYVRQDLDFLPFLQTTPVSELLGGDPSKGVRIEEIDLRPLRLAKVDLIVTMGWEGNSVQARVYDTLSGRRLVGKAYPGLDAQKTPLAADAFCAEFMRALTGRSGFFNSDLAFVRKVPGGREIFTVSPQGRNLKQATKTGGINLSPEWDKEGRRIIFTHVGEKSHSLGVLTRATGKVTMRTFPGFTVISPAFLPDGDVAVTLAIKGQPDIYRLSKSFKIMEPLADSRSIEVSPSFDSKGLRMAFVSDSRGNPHIFVKEMSTGEVKRVTYEGKYNTSPCLSPDGRYIAFSRQLPGGHKIFVHDLITGQEKQITFGPGSDEEPAFGPDGYFIAFSSNRGGQYQIYLTTRHGDEPKLVPTGAGEATAPSWDTSRIKY
- a CDS encoding cell envelope integrity protein TolA; protein product: MHKTGILFSLLLHTAIAALMIFGPEFSTARVDLDRPAYTVNLVSLNPGRPGPAKAKPQPVETAKPTPAPEQPKAEAAPVEPAAPEPVSVPEAPKPEPPKPAAVVPQPPKPEPKPEPKPEPKPEPKPEPKPEPKQEPAKEISPKTDPKKKEPEKQPEPTKKPEPKPDKSAETAKKPEAKPAPAAKPELTAAQKKAQAEQQRKDREQQALADELASFSKDVGDIYETGQTGSGGQGGDGGSGFAAVYLDIVAQTIKKNWSFPGYGADEGLLASVEVTIEKDGTISQYRLVKSSGRESYDDSVLRAVADTERVPAPQRDDLRVIVINFNPLER
- the tolR gene encoding protein TolR, coding for MGMLSGGDKDGLLAEINVTPFVDVMLVLLIIFMVTAPMLTQGVQVELPQTKAVQNLPQDKDHLVLSVDAQGHIFLDDYEVQLDQLEDMLVKHVVEQKKELYLRADKAVNYGLVVEVMGEAKAAGIETLGVVAEQPKKRDKDKKAN
- a CDS encoding MotA/TolQ/ExbB proton channel family protein — translated: MTELMPETGILSMLMGATLVVKCVLGFLLSMSVWSWTIIFTKLVSINRAKKSVSEGYELFFQASDLGSGLQLLGQTPSSPLTLLSTKAVREFRNLERADIERDRKRALVKDTLRRMLRQGITAELKRLSSSLPFLATCANAAPFIGLFGTVWGIMDAFHEIGKAESAALTTVAPGISEALVATAIGLAVAIPATIAYNYFRSVLSDVQGEMINFAGAFLNRVEREVSWVSPKGKRNGMEE